A genomic stretch from Strix aluco isolate bStrAlu1 chromosome 12, bStrAlu1.hap1, whole genome shotgun sequence includes:
- the LOC141929003 gene encoding transmembrane protein 209-like: protein MRKEMEARKGLLAWGLLNVSLAGMICTEMTGKLISSYYNISCWPLWYLELALASLFSLNAAFDFWVYFKYTVAPTSLVVSPRQQTLLGLQNVAVQTTAPRELAARKAPSRTPSPLRGQSVLSYSPSRCPRARPKFATGCTPGYSPQRWALSSSSTSYGSAGTCSPSSSSRQGGGSCWFLA from the exons ATGAGGAAGGAGATGGAAGCCCGGAAAGGGCTCTTGGCCTGGGGACTCCTTAATGTGTCTCTCGCAGGCATGATCTGTACTGAAAT gaCTGGAAAGCTCATAAGCTCATATTACAACATCTCATGCTGGCCACTCTGGTATCTTG aaCTCGCACTCGCATCTCTCTTCAGCCTGAACGCCGCCTTTGATTTCTGGGTGTACTTCAAATACACGGTGGCACCAACCAGCTTGGTCGTGAGTCCTCGCCAGCAGACCCTGCTGGGGTTGCAGAATGTAG cGGTACAAACAACTGCACCGCGTGAGCTGGCGGCAAGGAAAGCCCCGTCCCGGACACCTTCTCCGCTCCGGGGCCAGAGCGTGCTGAGTTACAGCCCGTCCCGCTGCCCTCGCGCCCGCCCGAAGTTTGCTACTGGTTGTACCCCAGGATACAGCCCTCAGCGATGGGCTCTGTCAAGCAGCAGCACTTCTTACGGCAGTGCTGGAACCTGTTCCCCGAGCAGCAGCTCCCGTCAG ggtggggggagctgctggtttttggCGTGA